The following are from one region of the Synergistes jonesii genome:
- the dnaK gene encoding molecular chaperone DnaK: MSKTIGIDLGTTNSCVSVKEGDNVTVIPNPEGQRTTPSVVAFTKDNEILVGQLAKRQAIVNPDRTVISIKRSMGSDKTISIDGKSYTPQQISAMILQKLKKDAEEYLGTTVTDAVITCPAYFTDAQRQATKDAGTIAGLNVKRIINEPTAACLAYGVNMEKGDHKIMVYDLGGGTFDVSILDVGEGVFEVLSTAGDNLLGGDDWDNEIVKWLASEFKKSDGIDLLKDKMASQRLREAAEKAKIELSSMQETTISLPFITADANGPKHLELKLTRAKFEDLTHALLEKTIAPVKTAMKDAGLAPADINKILLVGGSTRMPMVQKLVQEIMGKEPTKGINPDECVAMGAALQGAILSGEQQGIVLVDVTPLSLGLETLGGVFTKIIDKNTAIPVSKSQVFTTAADNQPQVEIHVLQGERAMAGDNVTLGRFILDGIKPAPRGIPQIEVTFDIDANGIVNVTAKDKATGKEQHITIQSSRLTEEEIEKMRRDAEVNESADKKRKELIEARNEAESVIYQSEKLVKESGGADPAAQARVNEQIAKLREKMGGEDSSAIKEETKKLMDVMNVLAQAAQKAGAGTQPGAGAQPQPPQDNGGDGETVDAEFHEEDN; encoded by the coding sequence ATGAGCAAGACAATAGGAATAGACCTTGGAACTACGAACAGCTGCGTGTCGGTAAAAGAGGGGGACAACGTAACGGTAATACCGAACCCAGAAGGGCAGCGCACCACGCCGTCCGTGGTGGCCTTCACTAAGGACAACGAAATACTCGTCGGGCAGCTTGCTAAGCGCCAGGCGATAGTCAACCCCGACCGCACGGTCATTTCGATCAAGCGTTCGATGGGCAGCGACAAGACGATATCGATAGACGGCAAGAGCTACACGCCGCAGCAGATATCGGCGATGATTCTCCAGAAGCTCAAGAAAGACGCCGAAGAGTATCTCGGCACGACGGTCACCGACGCGGTCATCACGTGCCCCGCCTACTTCACCGACGCTCAGCGTCAGGCCACGAAGGACGCGGGAACGATCGCCGGGCTCAACGTAAAACGCATCATCAACGAGCCGACGGCGGCCTGTCTCGCCTACGGTGTCAACATGGAGAAGGGCGACCATAAGATAATGGTCTACGACTTGGGCGGCGGCACCTTCGACGTTTCGATACTCGACGTCGGCGAAGGCGTTTTCGAAGTCCTCTCGACGGCCGGCGACAACCTGCTCGGCGGCGACGACTGGGACAACGAGATAGTCAAATGGCTCGCGTCGGAGTTCAAAAAGAGCGACGGCATCGACCTGCTGAAGGACAAGATGGCTTCGCAGCGTCTGCGCGAAGCGGCCGAAAAGGCGAAGATCGAGCTCTCGTCGATGCAGGAAACGACGATCTCCCTGCCGTTCATCACTGCAGACGCCAACGGTCCGAAGCACCTTGAACTGAAGCTGACGCGCGCGAAATTCGAAGACCTGACGCACGCGCTGCTCGAAAAGACGATAGCGCCCGTCAAGACGGCGATGAAGGACGCCGGGCTTGCGCCGGCCGACATCAACAAGATACTTCTCGTCGGCGGCTCGACGCGTATGCCGATGGTCCAGAAGCTTGTGCAGGAGATCATGGGCAAAGAGCCGACAAAGGGCATCAACCCGGACGAGTGCGTCGCAATGGGTGCGGCTCTGCAGGGAGCCATCCTCTCCGGCGAACAGCAGGGGATAGTCCTCGTCGACGTAACGCCGCTTTCGCTCGGACTTGAGACGCTCGGTGGAGTCTTCACGAAGATAATCGACAAGAACACCGCGATCCCCGTCTCCAAGAGCCAGGTATTCACGACGGCGGCGGACAACCAGCCGCAGGTAGAGATACACGTGCTGCAGGGCGAGCGTGCGATGGCCGGCGACAACGTAACGCTCGGGCGCTTCATCCTCGACGGCATCAAGCCGGCGCCGCGCGGTATCCCGCAGATCGAAGTAACGTTCGATATCGACGCAAACGGTATAGTGAACGTCACGGCGAAAGACAAGGCGACCGGCAAGGAGCAGCACATCACCATACAGTCGTCGCGCCTGACCGAAGAGGAGATCGAGAAGATGCGCCGCGACGCTGAAGTGAACGAAAGCGCGGACAAAAAGCGCAAAGAGCTCATCGAAGCTCGCAACGAAGCGGAGTCGGTTATTTACCAATCCGAGAAGCTTGTCAAGGAATCAGGCGGCGCTGATCCCGCGGCTCAAGCAAGAGTCAACGAGCAGATAGCCAAGCTCCGCGAAAAGATGGGCGGAGAGGACTCCTCGGCGATCAAAGAAGAGACGAAGAAGCTGATGGATGTGATGAACGTTCTCGCGCAGGCGGCGCAGAAGGCCGGAGCCGGAACGCAGCCTGGAGCAGGGGCTCAACCGCAGCCGCCGCAGGATAACGGAGGCGACGGCGAGACGGTAGACGCAGAATTCCACGAGGAAGACAATTAA
- a CDS encoding nucleotide exchange factor GrpE, with protein sequence MDEQKKPNAEEPQATEEVLEAAEEAEQRPSECDELKEEVKKLKEEVARGRADYFNLRTRMERDREINAKLAAEQAVKEMIPVFENLERIADAVTDKESALAKGMAMVIKQFENGLCNLGLEFIPVEGEFDPSLHEAVSMEPVDDASRDGHIIGALCRGYKLAGRVLKAPQVRVGKYSGGQDN encoded by the coding sequence ATGGACGAGCAGAAAAAACCTAACGCCGAAGAGCCGCAGGCCACGGAAGAAGTGCTGGAAGCCGCCGAAGAGGCGGAGCAGCGTCCTTCCGAGTGCGACGAGCTCAAAGAAGAGGTAAAAAAATTAAAGGAGGAGGTCGCGCGCGGCAGGGCGGATTATTTCAACCTGCGCACGAGGATGGAGAGAGACCGCGAGATCAACGCGAAGCTTGCGGCGGAGCAGGCGGTGAAAGAAATGATACCCGTCTTTGAAAACCTCGAAAGAATCGCTGACGCCGTGACGGATAAGGAAAGCGCCCTGGCAAAGGGGATGGCGATGGTCATCAAACAGTTTGAAAATGGCCTCTGCAATCTGGGGCTGGAATTCATCCCGGTAGAGGGAGAGTTCGACCCGTCGCTTCACGAAGCTGTGTCGATGGAGCCGGTCGACGACGCGTCAAGGGACGGACACATAATCGGCGCGCTTTGCCGCGGCTACAAGCTGGCGGGGCGTGTGCTGAAAGCGCCGCAGGTGCGCGTCGGAAAGTACAGCGGCGGACAGGATAATTGA